A stretch of the bacterium SCSIO 12827 genome encodes the following:
- a CDS encoding DUF2497 domain-containing protein, translating to MEDILSSIRKILAEEEDEEGGDAPAEQAAAPEPEPEPAPAPEPEPEPEPEPEPEPDIEMTDMDEPEPEPEPMPEPEDLFEPEPEPVAAAAPPPPPPPPPMPEPEPMADIMELTPDMVAPDAIMSRPTSLHGSDVLAELARAILDRRDLPVMSSGDASLEGIVREMLKPILREWLDRNLPYLIERLVKKEIDTMVNRAEGLDNWG from the coding sequence ATGGAAGACATCCTTTCTTCCATCCGCAAGATTTTGGCGGAGGAAGAGGATGAAGAGGGAGGCGATGCGCCGGCCGAACAGGCTGCCGCGCCGGAACCCGAGCCTGAACCGGCACCTGCGCCCGAACCGGAGCCCGAGCCGGAACCGGAGCCCGAACCGGAACCCGACATCGAAATGACCGACATGGACGAGCCGGAACCCGAGCCGGAGCCCATGCCTGAGCCGGAAGATCTGTTCGAGCCGGAGCCGGAGCCCGTGGCCGCCGCTGCGCCGCCTCCGCCCCCGCCGCCGCCCCCCATGCCGGAGCCGGAACCGATGGCGGACATCATGGAATTGACCCCGGATATGGTTGCCCCCGACGCCATCATGTCGCGGCCGACCTCGCTGCACGGCTCGGACGTCCTGGCCGAACTGGCCCGGGCGATCCTCGACCGCCGCGACCTGCCGGTCATGTCCTCGGGCGATGCGTCGCTGGAAGGCATCGTGCGTGAAATGCTGAAGCCGATCCTGCGCGAATGGCTGGACCGCAACCTGCCCTACCTGATTGAACGCCTGGTGAAGAAGGAAATCGACACCATGGTCAACCGGGCGGAAGGGCTTGATAACTGGGGCTGA
- a CDS encoding TolC family outer membrane protein: protein MLVRHNHRRVTALITRILSPFQYVPGISRAAVVAAGLAGALALAPAPAQAQTLAEALIAAYSNNPTLAARRARLRATDEQVPQALSNWRPSVAITGDAGYERNRSTLRTTDRTQNRNPATVGLSITQPLYRGGRTLAATEGAENAVRAERARLIDTEQDILLAAATAYLNVFRDEAVLALNINNEKVLKRQLEATKDRFEVGEITRTDVHQAEARLAGATADRIRAEANLENSRATYENVVGLPAPKNLELPGEPGGLPKDRHDAIKMAATTNPNVIAAEFDRKAGMNTVREVKGELLPEVDVTASADRSYESSGDTGRIDSAEVRVNLTIPIYQQGSVYSRLREAKQSLAELTRNIDQARRDAIEDATSAWENLQTARARVVSFSAQIEANVVALDGVEREAAVGSRTVLDVLDAEQELLDSRVGHTEAQRDERIAAFELSAAIGRMTATDLKLAVDVYDPRMHYDEVRGKWVGGSSSEEGK, encoded by the coding sequence ATGTTAGTCCGACACAACCACAGGCGAGTAACGGCCTTGATCACGCGAATCCTCTCTCCGTTTCAGTATGTTCCCGGAATTTCCCGCGCTGCCGTCGTTGCCGCGGGGCTTGCGGGTGCGCTTGCTCTCGCGCCGGCGCCGGCCCAGGCGCAAACCCTGGCTGAGGCGCTGATTGCCGCCTATTCCAATAACCCGACCCTGGCGGCCCGCCGGGCGCGTTTGCGCGCCACGGACGAACAGGTGCCCCAGGCGCTGTCCAATTGGCGGCCGTCGGTCGCCATCACTGGTGATGCCGGATACGAGCGCAACCGTTCGACCCTGCGCACGACGGACCGCACGCAGAACCGCAATCCTGCAACCGTCGGCCTGTCGATCACCCAACCGCTGTACCGTGGTGGGCGTACGCTGGCGGCGACGGAAGGGGCGGAAAACGCCGTTCGTGCCGAGCGCGCGCGTCTGATCGACACGGAACAGGACATTCTGCTGGCCGCCGCGACGGCCTATCTGAACGTGTTCCGCGACGAGGCCGTGCTGGCGCTCAACATCAACAACGAAAAGGTGCTCAAGCGTCAGCTTGAAGCGACCAAGGACCGGTTTGAGGTCGGCGAGATCACGCGCACCGACGTGCACCAGGCCGAAGCCCGCCTGGCCGGCGCCACGGCCGACCGCATCCGGGCCGAAGCCAATCTGGAAAACTCCCGCGCCACATACGAAAACGTGGTCGGTTTGCCGGCGCCGAAGAATTTGGAACTTCCGGGCGAGCCCGGGGGGCTGCCGAAGGATCGGCATGATGCCATCAAGATGGCGGCGACCACCAACCCCAACGTTATCGCGGCCGAATTTGACCGCAAGGCGGGGATGAATACGGTGCGTGAGGTCAAGGGTGAGTTGCTGCCCGAGGTCGATGTCACCGCCAGTGCCGACCGATCCTATGAATCCTCTGGCGATACGGGTCGCATCGATTCGGCCGAGGTTCGGGTCAACCTGACCATTCCGATCTATCAGCAGGGCAGCGTCTATTCGCGCCTGCGTGAGGCCAAGCAAAGCCTTGCCGAACTGACCCGCAACATCGACCAGGCCCGCCGCGACGCCATCGAGGACGCGACCAGCGCCTGGGAGAACCTGCAGACGGCCCGCGCCCGCGTGGTGTCGTTCAGCGCCCAGATCGAGGCCAACGTGGTCGCCCTGGACGGGGTCGAGCGCGAAGCCGCCGTTGGATCGCGCACGGTTCTGGATGTTTTGGACGCGGAACAGGAACTTCTGGATTCTCGCGTCGGTCATACGGAGGCCCAGCGGGACGAGCGGATCGCCGCGTTCGAGCTGTCGGCCGCCATTGGCCGGATGACCGCCACGGACCTGAAACTGGCCGTCGATGTTTACGATCCGCGCATGCATTACGACGAAGTGCGCGGCAAGTGGGTCGGCGGGTCGAGCAGCGAAGAAGGCAAGTAG
- a CDS encoding protein-L-isoaspartate O-methyltransferase, which produces MDFAAARRNMIDCQVLPNRVTDERVIAAMAETPREAFVPETKRSIAYVDEALAVGGGRYLMEPMITARLLQTARIGADDVVLCIGCGTGYSPALLSKLANTVVVVESDKAMAKQAQETLAELGIDTVAVIDGKMANGYPKQAPYDVIFFDGAVPSVPEKIEKQLAEGGRLVAVCSKRGSAVGSAVLAARFGGHISHRDLFDAGTPDLPGFELEEAFTF; this is translated from the coding sequence ATGGATTTCGCAGCCGCGCGCCGAAACATGATCGATTGTCAGGTCCTGCCCAACCGGGTCACGGACGAACGTGTCATTGCCGCCATGGCGGAAACGCCGCGTGAAGCATTCGTGCCCGAAACCAAGCGATCCATCGCTTATGTCGACGAGGCCCTTGCCGTGGGCGGCGGGCGTTACCTGATGGAGCCGATGATCACCGCGCGTCTGCTGCAGACCGCACGTATCGGCGCCGACGATGTGGTATTGTGCATCGGCTGCGGCACCGGCTATTCGCCGGCCTTGCTGTCCAAGCTGGCGAATACGGTGGTGGTTGTCGAAAGCGACAAGGCGATGGCCAAGCAGGCCCAGGAAACCCTGGCCGAACTCGGCATCGACACGGTTGCGGTGATCGACGGCAAGATGGCCAACGGCTATCCGAAACAGGCCCCGTATGACGTCATCTTTTTTGACGGCGCCGTGCCCAGCGTGCCGGAAAAAATCGAAAAGCAGTTGGCCGAGGGCGGCCGTCTCGTGGCGGTCTGCTCGAAGCGTGGCTCCGCCGTCGGCAGCGCGGTCCTGGCGGCGCGTTTCGGTGGCCATATCTCTCACCGCGATCTGTTCGACGCGGGAACACCGGACCTCCCGGGGTTCGAGTTGGAGGAAGCCTTTACCTTCTGA